The Besnoitia besnoiti strain Bb-Ger1 chromosome IV, whole genome shotgun sequence genome contains a region encoding:
- a CDS encoding 3'5'-cyclic nucleotide phosphodiesterase domain-containing protein (encoded by transcript BESB_056930), with product MAGGACAASEAPRGEGRVSRLRTLLAGGASRAPTPESASASAEETQALRANRTLPQPSPVPGLVSLPAGPARAETDAPASCSVQPASPLLHSAASLPRGGGVNLKKAQRGSLFSSPVLGERAQTSVSGFGRRGDRESLASPLRHFSSLRDADGESVDGVEAGGRYSVFSAQWGSTEDCLVLGRGSVSSCVGSKKLTDRKVGRGGGEESGLRWISNPSAAPSPAMSCVVAVEAETLPPPENAPKNEEGKKKGGIGVVRLVSHEKKKGSTGKVLHFRESDSKISDPEIADAESLDDQVQRAHADLEEKRSRGDMLSGRLSLEEEDEEEAKKTGIGRAETGDPGWHQMRWKLKSVWRYLSAINNDEATMKNATGPYRVLRTCDLGLFPLAFKEPRAEAAYRDFNIRRMPLRLLIMFPILCTLYAVSYVTARQFCPDCYLAKNFDGEVAASLIVLCIATVGAHLSFLYNKLELFVVILLCLLATHRSAVRVATLAGALNDPAEFIVIYPYYGINGILECFLLCFTLVTFLGVRFGYAVWATIYMLACVVPISVLSVRLSVEIVVNPHRVWVAWESVMHILCFLLIVLTLVSAYYEERKKRILFWNLRASDARLQLLEDQFSHKREKRRPLTGTPFECILNNLTEAQEELRKPGDVDREELITLMQESVNILTSSENVYQIRAEYIDNDFTRSFIRDLRMQTREKSDFVVSRFNTLATRRRSIASGRNEASSKELLMEVGSVWGADMFQLKTKLTRPLVEVGFHLLSPFALSPDVCLDTHLLRKFLVEVEKAYRSCPYHNSLHGSMVCHLSVCLLEMLRLREALGDLEEASLITAALCHDIAHPGRNNNFMVNTNTPLALTYNDVSVLENMHASLTFRLLRDRRLHLLEHLHREAYRSFRKTVIDLILSTDMKMHFEHITNFRLRRQKEEFDPMNNCEDRQAVLSMVIKAADIGHGALPWSDHERWCELVVQEFYEQGDEEKRMGLPVSFLCDRSQHKKEFFKSQVGFLDFVVKPLYEELQAVEQHIGVNDKKPIETICLRNLKENIQQWQKRDEYRKELLDPKTSL from the exons ATGGCAGGCGGGGCGTGCGCTGCgtcggaggcgccgcgaggagaagggcgagtctctcgcctgcgcacgctgttggcgggcggcgcgtctcgtgCGCCTACGCCCgagtcggcgtcggcgtcggcggaggagactcaGGCGTTGCGAGCGAATCGCACGCTTCCCCAGCCTTCGCCGGTTCCCGGCCTCGTGAGTCTCCCCGCGggaccggcgcgcgcggagacggacgcgccggcgtcgtgcTCGGTTCagcccgcctcgcctctcctgcactccgctgcctcgctgccgcgtggGGGGGGCGTCAACCTGAAGAAGGCGCAACGCGGAAGTCTGTTCAGCTCGCCGGTCCTTGGCGAGCGGGCGCAGACGTCGGTCTCTGGGTtcggaaggcgcggcgaccgcgagtcGCTGGCGAGCCCGCTGCGGCACTTCTCcagcctccgcgacgcggaTGGCGAGTCCGTCGACGGGGTCGAGGCGGGCGGACGCTactctgtcttctctgcgcagtGGGGAAGCACCGAGGActgcctcgtcctcggcCGCGGGTCGGTGTCCTCGTGCGTTGGCTCGAAGAAATTGACGGACCGGAAGGtggggcgcggaggcggcgaggagagcgggcTGCGGTGGATCTCGAatccgagcgccgcgccgagcccgGCGATGAGCTGCGTTGTGGCtgtcgaggcggagacgctccCGCCCCCAGAGAACGCCCCGAAGAACGAGGAAGGGAAGAAAAAAGGCGGCAtcggcgtcgtccgcctcgtgagccacgagaaaaaaaaaggctCGACGGGGAAGGTCCTCCACTTCCGGGAGAGTGACAGCAAGATCTCGGATCCTGAGATTGCAGACGCTGAGTCTCTCGACGATCAGGTACAGCGTGCGCACGCGGATCTcgaggagaagcgcagccgcggggaTATGCTGAGTGGACGCCTCTccttggaagaagaggacgaagaggaagcgaagaaaacgg GCAtcgggcgcgcagagacgggcgATCCGGGTTGGCATCAGATGCGCTGGAAGCTCAAGTCCGTGTGGCGCTACTTGAGCGCGATCAACAATGACGAGGCGACGATGAAGAACGCAACGGGTCCGTACCGCGTGCTGCGAACGTGCGATCTAGGTTTGTTTCCGCTGGCCTTCaaggagccgcgcgccgaggccgcatACCGCGACTTCAACATTCGCCGCAtgcctctccgcctgctcATCATGTTTCCCATTCTCTGCACGCTGTACGCGGTCAGCTACGTGACGGCGCGCCAGTTCTGTCCCGACTGTTACCTCGCGAAGAACTTCGACGGCGAGGTCGCCGCCTCACTCATCGTCCTCTGCATCGCAACTGTCGGCGCGcatctctccttcctctacAACAAACTCGAGCTCTTCGTCGTCATTCTCCTCTGTCtg CTGGCGACGCACCGGTCTGCGGTGCGCGTGGCGACACTGGCTGGCGCCCTGAACGACCCAGCGGAGTTCATCGTCATTTACCCGTACTACGGCATCAACGGAATTCTGGAGTGCTTTCTGCTTTGTTTTACGCTTGTCACCTTCCTCGGCGTAAG ATTCGGCTACGCGGTTTGGGCGACGATTTATATGCTCGCGTGCGTTGTGCCGATTTCGGTTCTCTCGGTGCGGCTCTCCGTCGAGATAGTTGTGAATCCTCACCGCGTGTGGGTTGCGTGGGAGAGCGTCATGCACAtcctctgcttcctgctCATCGTCCTCacgctcgtctccgcctaCTACGAAGAGCGCAAGAAGCGCATTCTCTTCTGGAACCTCCGG gcctcggacgcgcggctgcagctgctggaaGACCAGTTTTCGCACAAGCGGGAGAAACGCCGACCATTGACTGGAACGCCCTTTGAGTGTATTTTGAACAACCTGACCGAG gcgcaggaagAACTGAGGAAACCTGGCGATGTGGACCGCGAGGAGCTCATAACGCTAATGCAAGAATCTGTCAACATCCTCACGAGCTCCGAAAACGTCTATCAGATTCGTGCCGAGTACATTGACAAC GATTTCACCCGCTCATTCATTCGGGacctgcgcatgcaaactCGAGAGAAGTCCGACTTTGTCGTCTCTCGCTTCAACACcctggcgacgcgcaggaggtCAATTGCTTCTGGAAGAAACGAGGCTTCG AGCAAAGAGTTGCTCATGGAGGTCGGAAGCGTCTGGGGCGCCGACATGTTCCAG CTGAAGACGAAACTCACTCGGCCGTTGGTTGAGGTCGGATTTCACCTGCTCTCGCCGTTCGCCTTGTCGCCAGACGTCTGCCTGGACACTCACCTGCTGCGCAAGTTCCTCGTCGAAGTCGAGAAAGCCTACCGTTCCTGTCCATACCACAATTCCCTGCACGGATCAATG GTTTGTCATCTGTCGGTATGCCTGCTCGAGatgctgcgtctccgcgaagC GCTTGGCGacctggaggaggcgagcctTATCACCGCGGCTCTTTGCCACGACATT GCGCATCCGGGAAGAAACAACAACTTCATGGTGAACACCAATacgccgctcgccctcaCGTACAACGACGTCTCGGTACTCGAAAACATGCACGCTTCGCTCACCTTCCGTCTTTTGCGCGA ccgccgcctccattTGCTGGAGCACCTCCACCGCGAGGCGTATCGCTCGTTCCGGAAGACGGTTATTGACTTGATTTTGTCAACGGACATGAAGATGCACTTTGAGCACATCACCAACTTCCGTCTgcggagacagaaagaagaaTTCGATCCGATGAACAACTGCGAAGATCGCCA GGCCGTTCTGTCGATGGTCATCAAGGCTGCCGACATCGGCCACGGGGCGCTGCCCTGGTCAGACCACGAGCGCTGGTGTGAGCTCGTCGTGCAGGAGTTCTACGAGCAG ggcgacgaggagaaacgCATGGGCTTACCAGTGTCTTTCTTGTGCGACCGGAGCCAGCACAAGAAAGAATTTTTCAAGTCGCAAGTTGGTTTCCTTGATTTCGTTGTGAAG CCGTTGTACGAGGAACTGCAGGCGGTGGAGCAGCACATCGGCGTCAATGACAAGAAGCCTATCGAGACAATCTGCCTGAGAAATCTTAAGGAAAACATCCAGCAGTGGCAAAAGAGGGACGAATACCGGAAGGAACTTCTCGACCCGAAAACCTCTCTTTAA
- a CDS encoding HEAT repeat-containing protein (encoded by transcript BESB_056940), whose amino-acid sequence MAKNVFAADDLLRISLPIAVSRFGSEDIEGVGHLPEVMRPPPEQKPTKLIPIESSEEVRGAMLEFMAALLERCSDDAIWANMDGIVGILRACAMDQCAAIQTSACAHICNFCEHHYEGLLHFTEALARSLLSCLVHPHSKVRLHGLEALTAVMRCGQYKYSAAVVQMLMGWQDPNVVPIKAFYEPCSTHNYLARLVADRTPAVRTYFYETIVRWLHRFPDKADYESWLFPYLLTGIFDENKAVQKLVYWLIEKCGELYENEKEKDIRKIRQLNYQEPWTYEGRGSVPFPLGGRAAFNAGSCSNPSEPEAASAAEFIREYEAQKSTLASIRGLDGLHELLGELDHVLTKPIARPRLGSRCWVKTHFRRYVKGLLKEVTDFKEVTSESSARLLVASLAYVEESVTEWLDGLVRFCSTLYARKTSVSSKVFRIYDEALTLVGAYVDPVSYWKLAEDVFEGTVAVLKSVGDKLLEALLLKAEWLVETCGTEERAQLFGAALAVSRHGPAKHGQNVGTSAQETEIAPHALRILQTLVGGKAVSVSLEPPRAAASIRGLPQDAFLGLLHAFVSLPPSSWNTSSLQCLVRISPPDITLNAKVFGLILDRLGEFRQRTCRPDTRRQALEVAVLWISNLLGVGNVGGSGGDALQAAAARIASRVLLPVFSAAEGFQGTLGELDCLLPLVTRSDPSSPYATRKAHFLATSGIPEALAELVANETAHRCIYARALAALRLSCKAKYGSASSSDWLDDVPVTTRRQTRLQALQASCKLKQKASVMLYSAVVQVLVVPASPAAELDTLRGSFLTLLVSKIRRALVPVKELTRLSQAEEAPDKAIEESANDVETQANEEADPIAPWVAALPLQSLDRGVAFYVSNLLGLVLQSMHLLAAHDESGECSSRHEEDDNDQLKRRRELLMVLPFMCDGGGSANKSSAFSPLRVNDGCEPQEGVSRRRRCITAHISEKDVDDFVGHLIKFYVGLGSKVHREGLQDPFPAGEAYLAPGGMLSSATATAVAKAIAELEEATEEVKDTNAADAVSNLLVYLASTFPDIFQSWQTLWSARGHVMRADACEAFQKLAATRR is encoded by the exons ATGGCAAAAAATGTATTTGCGGCTGACGACTTGCTGCGCATTTCTTTACCCA TCGCCGTCAGTAGATTTGGATCCGAAGACATTGAAGG GGTCGGGCACCTTCCTGAAGTCATGAGACCCCCTCCGGAACAAAAGCCAACTAAG CTGATTCCCATAGAGTCAAGTGAGGAAGTCAGAGGCGCCATGCTCGAGTTCATGGCCGCTCTTTTGGAGCGCTGCTCCGATGATGCT ATATGGGCAAACATGGATGGCATTGTCGGAATTCTTCGAGCCTGTGCAATGGACCAGTGCGCAGCTATCCAAACTTCTGCTTGTGCCCACATCTGCAACTTCTGTGAACACCACTATGAAGGCCTACTGCACTTTACTGAAGCTCTGGCCAG ATCCCTGCTGTCGTGCCTCGTTCACCCTCATTCCAAG GTTCGGCTACACGGTCTCGAGGCTCTAACTGCAGTTATGCGGTGCGGCCAGTACAAATACAGTGCAGCGGTTGTTCAG ATGTTGATGGGCTGGCAAGACCCAAATGTAGTCCCAATTAAGGCCTTTTACGAGCCCTGCTCTACG CACAATTACCTCGCTCGCCTGGTGGCTGATCGAACACCAGCGGTACGGACGTACTTCTACGAGACAATCGTCAGGTGGCTGCATCGATTTCCCGACAA GGCCGACTACGAGTCCTGGCTCTTTCCGTACCTGCTCACGGGCATCTTCGACGAAAACAAAGCAGTGCAG AAACTGGTCTACTGGCTCATCGAGAAATGCGGCGAGCTCTATGAGAACGAAAAGGAAAAAGACATTCG GAAAATCAGGCAGTTGAACTACCAGGAGCCATGGACGTATGAG GGTCGGGGATCGGTGCCTTTCCCGCTGGGAGGGCGTGCGGCTTTTAACGCCGGAAGCTGTTCAAATCCTTCAGAGCCTGaagccgcctctgccgcagaATTTATCAGGGAATACGAGGCTCAAAAAAGCACTCTGGCGAGCATCAGGGGCCTAGACGGGCTCCATGAGCTTCTGGGCGAGCTGGATCACGTTCTGACGAAACCGatcgctcgcccgcgtctcggGTCAAGATGTTGGGTCAAGACGCATTTCCGTCGTTATGTGAAGGGACTTCTGAAAGAAGTCACAGACTTCAAAGAAG TCACGAGCGAGAGCTCTGCTCGCCTGCTGGTCGCTTCGCTGGCGTACGTCGAAGAATCCGTCACAGAATGGCTG GACGGACTGGTCCGATTTTGCTCCACTTTGTACGCGAGAAAAACCAGCGTTTCAAGCAAGGTTTTCAGAATATACGACGAAGCCCTGACACTG GTCGGGGCCTACGTCGATCCTGTCTCTTACTGGAAACTCGCCGAGGATGTTTTCGAA GGCACGGTGGCCGTGCTGAAGTCCGTCGGAGACAAG CTCCTGGAAGCCCTCCTGCTGAAGGCTGAGTGGCTGGTCGAGACATGCGGCACAGAAGAAAGAGCGCAGCTGTTCGGCGCAGCCTTAGCCGTCAGCAGGCACGGCCCAGCAAAACACGGGCAGAACGTGGGCACCTCCGCCCAAGAGACAGAGATCGCCCCCCACGCGCTTCG GATCCTGCAGACTCTGGTTGGCGGAAAAGCCGTCTCGGTGTCGCTCGAGCCGCCCCGTGCCGCGGCGTCCATCCGCGGCCTACCGCAAGACGCCTTCCTGGGCCTGCTTCATGCCTTTGTGTCTCTACCGCCGTCGTCGTGGAACACCTCTTCGCTCCAGTGCCTGGTTCGCATCTCGCCGCCGGATATCACGCTGAACGCGAAAGTCTTCGGGTTGATTCTTGATCGACTCGGCGAGTTTCGCCAGCGAACCTGTCGCCCAGACACCCGCCGGCAGGCGCTAGAGGTTGCAGTTCTATGGATCTCGAATCTTCTTGGAGTCGGCAATGTgggcggaagcggcggagacgcgcttcaggccgccgctgcacggatcgcctctcgcgtcttgCTACCGGTGTTTTCCGCGGCCGAGGGATTCCAGGGAACTCTCGGCGAGCTCGACTGTCTGTTACCACTGGTAACACGGTCCGATCCGAGTTCTCCGTATGCGACAAGAAAGGCCCATTTTTTGGCGACGAGTGG GATCCCAGAGGCACTGGCGGAACTTGTCGCAAATGAAACGGCACACCGCTGCATCTacgcgcgggcgctcgcAGCCCTGCGCCTGTCGTGTAAGGCGAAGTACGGGAGCGCGTCCAGCAGCGACTGGCTTGATGACGTGCCCGTGACCACACGCCGCCAGACGCGTCTTCAAGCTCTTCAGGCCTCTTGCAAACTAAAACAAAAA GCGAGTGTGATGCTGTACAGCGCCGTCGTGCAGGTGCTTGTTGTCCCTgcatcgccggcggcggagctggaCACGCTTCGTGGAAGCTTTCTAACGCTTTTAGTCAGTAAAATCCGTCGGGCTCTCGTGCCCGTCAAGGAGCTGACAAGACTGAGCCAAGCAGAGGAGGCCCCCGACAAGGCGATCGAGGAAAGTGCAAACGACGTGGAAACCCAAGCAAACGAGGAAGCGGATCCAATAGCGCCGTGGGTGGCTGCCCTTCCGCTCCAGTCGCTCGATCGGGGCGTTGCGTTTTACGTGAGCAATCTGCTCGGCTTGGTATTGCAATCCATGCATCTCCTTGCTGCTCATGACGAAAGCGGCGAGTGCAGCTCAAGGcatgaagaagacgacaaTGACCAGCTGAAACGAAGGAGAGAACTCCTCATGGTCCTGCCTTTCATGTGCGACGGTGGAGGGTCGGCGAACAAATCCAGTGCATTTTCGCCCCTCCGCGTAAATGATGGATGCGAGCCTCAAGAAGGAGTCTCACGGCGTCGGCGGTGCATAACGGCGCACATTTCGGAGAAGGACGTGGACGACTTCGTAGGACATTTGATCAAG TTCTACGTCGGTCTGGGCTCGAAGGTCCACCGCGAGGGCCTGCAAGACCCGTTccccgcaggcgaagcaTACCTCGCTCCTGGCGGAATGCTGAGCAGCGCAACCGCAACTGCAGTCGCCAAAGCGATTGCGGAGCTTGAGG AAGCAACAGAAGAAGTCAAAGATACTAATGCAGCGGACGCGGTGTCGAATCTTCTGGTTTATCTAGCGTCTACGTTCCCGG ATATCTTCCAATCCTGGCAGACTCTGTGGAGCGCCAGAGGCCACGTCATGAGAGCAGACGCTTGCGAGGCTTTTCAAAAACTCGCCGCAACGCGTCGCTAG
- a CDS encoding hypothetical protein (encoded by transcript BESB_056950): protein MSLRAPILVAFLGIALFTISSHILVACQEEEVPAAVPAEEAPNDTAVNEKTSSRPEAAPSVWANAPESHRDLWRWCTSQPSLIEDFDILLDPYPLRPGRNFDLHLRGNLKEEVPDLQLRTLIVLSRFIRITHTRNLCAEQARLCPLKPGYQELKISYAIPPVISGPITVDATMISGSKEIACARIGPLQISSSGFAF from the exons ATGTCACTCCGTGCTCCAATTCTTGTTGCGTTCCTAGGGATTGCTCTGTTTACCATCTCCTCCCAcatcctcgtcgcctgccaaGAAGAAGAGGTCCCAGCGGCCGTgccggcagaggaggcgccaaATGACACAGCGGTCAATGAGAAGACTAGCTCACGACCTGAAGCCGCCCCGTCGGTCTGGGCGAATGCTCCTGAATCCCACCGGGACCTATGGAGGTGGTGTACTTCTCAGCCCTCTCTAATCGAG GACTTTGATATCTTGCTGGACCCCTATCCCCTACGACCAGGAAGGAACTTCGACCTGCACTTGCGAGGCAACTTGAAAGAAGAGGTTCCGGACTTGCAACTGAGGACTCTGATTGTCCTCAGTCGTTTCATTAGGATCACGCACACCAGAAATCTCTGTGCGGAGCAAGCTCGCCTCTGCCCTCTAAAACCCGGCTACCAGGAGCTGAAGATTTCAT ATGCGATTCCCCCCGTAATCTCCGGCCCTATTACCGTAGATGCCACA ATGATATCTGGATCCAAAGAGATTGCCTGTGCGCGCATAGGGCCGCTTCAGATCAGCTCCTCTGGTTTTGCATTCTAG
- a CDS encoding hypothetical protein (encoded by transcript BESB_056960) gives MRQYLLPMFDVHRIRLEDLERHERLGTPVSRKEAKEEAPRPSPRAASPASSGKTAVLAEMQLSDTLLSELHAVKERNATLQQLLNVSETTCKELREKLEASTSSLTKLKVELEQTKQKESFSRLHITQTESDCASLRWQLQQLEALIGQHQAEQSRLSQCVTELRQANEELSRKLSVTRNTASLMQHEHEVLTEQVRGLSAAAKDLPTVKSLQDTLLFEQSVSKAHIDDIQKFSENLQNECAKLANERTRLLDIKKDLTLQRDRLVAETTRLRRELEETRQQVTKDNAQQFEERENMRKEREQMEKQLKDLREDRDKLKQRIARFRARRKLFEAQQRTCKNCGKDYEETENYNWSCRTHHSEYGGEMWWCCGKLGKNALGCRFSKHESKDDDEELDAEEKLEREAASQCPRDPNPRAGGVDVNGKEELRRLEILGNQERSQQKRQSGLGMALELADKFGYEGLREPVDEGDIFLVRALTCYR, from the exons ATGCGGCAGTACTTGTTACCGATGTTTGACGTGCACCGGATACGTCTGGAGGATCTTGAACGCCATGAACGCCTCGGTACCCCCGTCTCTCGAAAG GAAGCTAAAGAAGAAGCGCCCCGACCTAGTCCCCGagcagcgtcgccggcgagctCGGGGAAGACTGCGGTGTTGGCTGAAATGCAGTTGAGCGACACACTGCTTAGTGAATTGCACGCAGTCAAGGAGCGAAATGCGACTCTTCAGCAGCTCCTTAATGTCTCGGAGACGACGTGCAAAGAATTGCGAGAAAAACTTGAAGCATCGACGTCCTCTTTGACAAAACTCAAGGTCGAGTTGGAGCAAACAAAGCAAAAG GAATCCTTTTCTCGCCTTCACATCACTCAAACGGAGAGCGACTGTGCTTCCCTCAGGTGGCAGTTGCAGCAGCTAGAAGCCTTAATCGGGCAGCATCAGGCAGAGCAAAGCCGCCTGTCTCAATGCGTTACGGAGCTGCGACAAGCAAACGAGGAGCTGAGCAGAAAACTCAGTGTCACGAGGAATACCGCGTCGCTCATGCAGCATGAGCACGAGGTCCTCACAGAGCAG GTTAGAGGCCTGTCGGCTGCTGCAAAAGATCTTCCAACAGTGAAGAGCCTACAGGACACTCTCCTCTTTGAGCAG TCAGTGTCTAAGGCCCACATCGACGACATACAAAAGTTCTCAGAGAACCTCCAGAACGAGTGCGCAAAGCTCGCCAATGAGCGAACCCGCCTTCTCGACATAAAAAAGGACTTGACGCTCCAACGCGACAGGCTGGTT GCAGAGACCACCAGACTCAGGCGGGAGCTagaagagacgcggcagcaAGTCACGAAGGATAACGCGCAGCAATTCGAAGAGCGGGAAAACATGAGGAAGGAGCGGGAACAAATGGAAAAACAGCTGAAGGATCTCAGAGAAGATCGCGACAAGCTGAAGCAAAGGATCGCACGATTCAG AGCGCGACGAAAGCTTTTcgaagcgcagcagcggacgTGCAAGAACTGCGGCAAGGACTACGAGGAAACAGAGAACTACAACTGGAGTTGCCGCACCCATCACTCAGAATATGGAGGCGAAATGTGGTGGTGCTGCGGAAAACTCGGTAAAAACGCGCTTGGATGCCGGTTCAGCAAACACGAATCGAAAGATGACGACGAGGaactcgacgccgaggagaagctggagcgcgaggcg GCGAGTCAGTGCCCGAGAGATCCCAACCCTCGGGCTGGTGGCGTCGACGTGAACGGCAAGGAAGAACTCCGGCGGCTAGAGATTCTTGGAAACCAGGAGAGGTCGCAACAGAAGCGCCAG tcTGGTTTGGGAATGGCGCTCGAGCTCGCCGACAAATTCGGCTATGAGGGACTGCGGGAGCCTGTGGATGAAGGGGACATCTTTCTGGTAAGGGCGCTGACCTGCTACCGGTGA
- a CDS encoding hypothetical protein (encoded by transcript BESB_056970) produces the protein MFLRCWCPLFRVRRLSLSPSALVLDCVVECLGSSDEDRESGNYDSDTSALLDEEVGDLGAHRGTSAEAGDAPSGPEDVADLMLGRLAGVFERQSDRESDSSSSSPDSAFEQSMASP, from the exons ATGTTCCTCAGGTGTTGGTGCCCGCTCTTTCGTGTTCGCCGGCTGTCGCTTTCTCCGTCGGCGTTGGTATTGGATTGCGTGGTGGAGTGCTTAG GGTCTAGCGACGAAGACAGAGAATCTGGGAATTACGACTCTGACACGAGCGCGCTGCTAGATGAGGAGGTAGGCGACCTCGGTGCCCACAGAGGGACAT ctgcggaggccggcgaTGCTCCGTCTGGTCCCGAAGATGTGGCGGATCTAATGCTTGGTCGCCTAGCTGGCGTGTTTGAACGTCAGAGTGACAGAG AGAGTGACAGTTCGTCGTCCAGCCCTGACTCCGCGTTTGAACAAAGCATGGCGTCGCCCTAA